A region of the Phaseolus vulgaris cultivar G19833 chromosome 11, P. vulgaris v2.0, whole genome shotgun sequence genome:
TCTTAGCATATCTGGCACatagaacttcccttaactggaatGCAACGAATAACCTTCACCCTTAACTATTTCTATTCTCCCATCGTAGACTATTAGAGCATCCAAAGCAATCCAAGGCTCTCTCTCTTCCTTCCATACAGATAGCTATCGATGGAGCATCTTCTTTTCATTTGAATACGCTGTTTGCAAGAATACCTGGGATATTCCTAATTCAGTCTATGCTTTCAGTAAAGTAAGGGCCCACCTTTtatgctcgggcattctgttctctagGTACGTGGACTAACTCGAACACCTCAAACGTTTCCTTCATAACTTGGACGTACTCTAGGTATGCAGTCATTTGAGGATCCTTAGCTTGGTATTCCCCCGTGACCTGACCTGTGACTAACAAAGAATCACTCTTTGCCAGCAAACCTTTTgttcccatctccttggccaacaacaTTCCAGCGATTAgagcctcatattctgcttggttgttagtggccttgaaagcgaaccgtagggcctgctcaatcagcaacccatcttgatgagaatcaaataaaggaggcttttattaatggaggaagaggatatccaccctcacatttgaagttcttccttctagtcttctcaaaattaaaagaagacataaaataaagatgaggcccaagcccaaagcccaagcccaagcccaagaaggccaaagcccaaagagcccaagtccatcccatgaggggcaaggccaagctttgaaatactcttgtatagttttaggaggtgtggttattaaataaaggagtgtgaaaatgtaaaataaagtcacattacccatgtgacttaggaaagtggtgtaggtgtagtttttgagaggtgtcatagtagaaaaaggtcacacctcccatgtgacttgtttttggtgggaatttcaaatgagtttatttgaaatttcccacctatttttcagcaccttaggctataaatagaggtgcttcctttgtaaaattcagattggaattaatctaagaaaactctactcaaattttgagtgaactttggagagctttgagccttcttctctagtcttatcttgatggatcaatggagtcctcaagtggcggcatcactctcatctaggagcattccacacttctagtggcgagatcatccatcctccttccatcttcatgagcaattcttctctccttcctttctcctctttctattgtttttgttagcttgtgttcttgagttttggtttggtgttcttgctatttttatgagttttggttcggcagttttatatttcagtccattcatcttgttcctttgcttttcttgctcttttgttcggttcaatttgactataattggttcatccaaatgagtttgggatttggtactagtttttggtgagttcttgtcttagaacaatgatccaactctaagaaaagtgcctctataatgtccaactcaaggtgattcctaagaaggtcaagaacctttctctatatggctagtggaatgaCATCACAtctggtccttccaagatgacaccaGCCTCGCTgccttgttggtttgaggaaccatcAACAAAGAGCACCCATATGAAACCTGCTCCTTCTTGGTGCGTGGCTGCCGAGGATATCTCTATTACGAAGTCAGCGTAAACCTGGCCTTTAATGgggcctctaggctcatactgtaCGTCAAACTCAGATAGCTCTACTGCCCATCGCACCATTCTCCCTACCACATTTGGCTTTTGTAAGACTTTGCGAATTGGAAGGTCTGCCATTACTATCACgatgaagctctggaagtagtggcaaAGTCTTCGCGCTGAGAATACTACTGCCAGAGCTGCTTTCTTTAGGGTCTGGTATCTCACCTCTGGCCCTTACAGTACTTTGCTGACGAAGTAGATCGACTTCTGCACCTGGTCTTGTTCTTGTAGCAAAACCGAACTAATCGCCTTCTTCGGAACTGCAAAGTATAGGCGGAGCGGGGTACCTAATTCTGGCTTGCACAACACCGGTGGactggccaggtactccttcagcttcaCAAACACATCTTCGCACTCTCGGGTCCATACAAACCTGCTGTTTCTTTTCAGACACTGGAAATAAGGATGCCCCTTGTCACCACCTGCCGATACGAATTTGGACAGAGCGACCATGCGCCCTTTCAGCTGCTGCACCTCATTTCGAGATCGGGCTTCTCATTGCTATTATCGCaacacacttctcgggattcGCCTTTATCCCACGGTCAGTGAgtaggaatcccaagaactttcctGCTTCGACTctgaacacacacttctctgggttcagcttcagcctgtacttcgctatcgtggtgaacaactcttccaggtcTACCACGTGTTGCTCCTTTTGttgggaggtgaccaccatgtcatctacatatgcttggacatttcgccctaacatgggcgctagtactttgtccatcagcctctggtaggtggcaccTGCGTTCTTTAGTCCAaagggcattaccttgtagcaataacaaGACAACTCTGTCATAAATGATGTCTTGCACTTGTTCCTGAGGtgcatcatgatctggttgtaaccagagaaggcatccaggaagctgagtaATCTGCATCCAGACGCTCTGTTTACCAGGGCATCAATACTGGGCAACGGGTAGGAGTCCTTCGAACAGGCCTTGTTgagatctgtgaagtcaacgtcatcctccacttcccactGGCCTTCTTTGCTAACACCACATTGGCCAACCATTtggggtactgaatctccctaatgtggccaacTTTCAACAGCTTCTCCATCTCTTCGCGTATGACCTAATgcctttcttcgttgaattTTCGCCTTCTCTGGCGAACAGGTCGGACCTGGGGGCCCATGGTGAGACAATGACACAGGAAGTCAGGGTCTATGCCAGGCATGTCAGAGGCAGACCACGCGAAGGCGTCAAGGTGCCACGCTATGACCTCGACAACTTGATTTTGCGACTCTTAGCTCAAAGATTTTCCAAGCTTGAACCTCTTCCCACCGATCTCTCTTTCTACTACGTCTTCGGCGGGTTCGGGTCGTTTCTCCCGGGCGATCTTTGCACGGGTGATCCCTTCTTCCCTAGGAGGTTGGGTAGTAACAGCGAACacccctctctttgtcttgaaGCTATTTTTGTAGCACTTCTTAGCCTCTTTTTGGTAAGGCTTCCGGTATAGGGCCT
Encoded here:
- the LOC137838651 gene encoding uncharacterized protein, encoding MADLPIRKVLQKPNVVGRMVRWAVELSEFDVQYEPRGPIKGQVYADFVIEISSAATHQEGAGFIWVLFVDGSSNQQGSEAGVILEGPDALRFAFKATNNQAEYEALIAGMLLAKEMGTKGLLAKSDSLLVTGQVTGEYQAKDPQMTAYLEYVQVMKETFEVFELVHVPREQNARA